A genomic segment from Amphiprion ocellaris isolate individual 3 ecotype Okinawa chromosome 17, ASM2253959v1, whole genome shotgun sequence encodes:
- the fer gene encoding tyrosine-protein kinase Fer isoform X4 → MGFGRDLRNSHEGLLKLQDWELKLLETVKRFMTLRVKSDKEYAALLLSMTQQTEKQETTDYVSTVSKSWSQVVRQTEALGRIMRSHADDLNSGPLHRLATLIRDKQQVKKSYQSLHQQLESHNHKVTRGDLEKLKATYRQLSRDANNAKEKYREALAKGREAERARERYDKATTKLHVLHNQYVLAVCGAQTQQDNHRRNAGPALLDGLQRMQEDMTLALGVLHTESCIWSAAGGAFCGSLQPGWLWGSPPRCGGPPVCRGPDAGAPGGHNLRLLPVWTTPMEAFSMILSAMP, encoded by the exons CTGCTGGAGACAGTGAAACGCTTCATGACTCTGCGGGTGAAAAGCGATAAAGAGTACGCTGCCCTTCTGCTCAGCATGACTCAGCAAACGGAGAAACAAGAGACGACAGACTACGTCAGCACCGTCAGCAAG tCGTGGTCACAGGTAGTTCGTCAGACGGAAGCGTTGGGCCGAATAATGAGGAGTCATGCTGACGACCTGAACTCCGGTCCTCTACACCGCCTGGCCACGCTCATCCGAGACAAGCAGCAGGTGAAGAAGAGCTACCAGAGTCTTCATCAGCAGCTGGAGAGCCACAACCACAAG GTAACCAGGGGTGACCTGGAGAAGCTAAAGGCGACATATCGTCAGCTGAGCCGCGACGCAAACAACGCCAAAGAGAAATACAGAGAAGCTCTGGCCAAAG GCCGGGAGGCGGAGCGTGCCCGTGAGCGTTATGACAAAGCGACAACGAAGCTCCATGTCCTCCATAACCAGTACGTCCTGGCGGTGTGTGGAGCTCAGACCCAGCAGGACAACCACCGCAGGAACGCCGGCCCTGCCCTGCTGGACGGACTGCAGAGGATGCAGGAGGACATGACGCTGGCCCT gggggtcctccacactgAGTCCTGTATCtggtctgctgctgggggtgctTTCTGCGGGTCCCTTCAGCCCGGCTGGTTGTggggctccccacctcggtgtgggggtccccctgtctgtcggggTCCGGATGCCGGCGCCCCAGGCGGTCATAACCTGCGgctcctcccagtgtggacgaccccaatGGAGGCGTTTTCCATGATCCTCAGTGCCATGccgtga